TATATATATCTAGGGGAGTGCAAGCGCAAGTAGAGCATTTGGGACAAAACCTTAAAGAAATATATTTACCGCTTAAAACTTCTGATATGTTAGCCATTGAATACCGTAAGTGGTTAGATAAATATGGGTCTTCTCTACCGTTTTATCAAGGTTATGAAACATTGAGGCTGCCAGACAATAAAGGTGGTTGTAACCATCAGCCAATACCTTTAGATCGATTCTCCGGACACACTGAGATCTGTATTTCCTGTAATAGAGCTTATCAAACGACGATTCAACTAAAACAGGTCGCAATAGGTGTAGCGATCGCAATGGCAGCTTTAGCTATAGTTACAGATGAATTTAGCAGTAAAATGTCAGTTTTAGCTTCTCTTTCGGCAGTAGGTATAGCATTTATAGCTGAAAAAGTTAAAACTAAATTTGAACGTTCATACACCCGTCACTAGTTTTTAATTTTACTAGTGATATAACTGTTTATTAAACTAAAAAAAAGGATTTTTTATGGCTGGTATCCGTGAAGAAATGCCCGTACTTGTTCGACACGAAGGTGACTGGGTGGGAACCTATACTGTTGTCGATCCCCAAGGAAATATTATCGATCAACACAAGTCCCATTTAACTTGTCAATTTCCCGAAAACGAGTCATATTCCTATTACCAAATTAATCGTTACGAATGGTCTGATGGAAAACGAGAAGAGCATAAATTCCCCGCTACTTTCCGTGATAAGAGAATCTGGTTTGACACGGATCGTATTGAAGGGCAAGCCTGGGAAGTAGATAATACAACTATTATTTTGCACTTTACTTATAAAACCATGCCAGATATGTATTTGTATGAAATGATCCAAATTAGCCCTTGCAATAACTATCGTTCTCGTACCTGGCATTGGTTTAAAAATCATCAACTTTTTCAACGCACTTTAATTCAAGAAGAACGGATGCGATAAAATTGTTTTTATGGCATACAATATAATAAAAATATGAAAACATAAAATAGAAAGGGTTTCTTCATTTGTAATTATTGCCATAATTATAACAAGGCTAGTGAGGAGATATTCAACATGACAAAAACACAGCCAAACATCATAGAAGTAGCTAAAAAAGCATTTTCCCAATTATCTGATGGACTAGCTACAGGTGATTGGAACCCTCTTTTAGATATGCTCACGGATGATTTTACATTTTGGTTTCCAATGGGGCCGTATCATGGCTTAAATCACGGTAAAGAACGTATGAAAGAATTTTTACAGTATGTTTCGGAAACCTTTGACGGTGGAATTACCGTGACATCAATTGACAGAATTACCAGTAACGAAACAACTGTAGTTTTTGAGTTTCGGGATGAAGGTTTGATGCGAGGAGAACCTTATAAAAATCGCGTTGCAGCTTCCTTTGACGTGCGAGGAGACAAAATTTGTGCTTATCGAGAATATTTCGGTAGCGATGGCAAATCGAATTAAAAAAGATCGTTAGCTTTAAAGTCAATGGCAACTCCAATATCTACATGGTTTCGGTACGTGCTGGTGGCAACTGCCATGATGAATTTGGGTGGTTCTTTTATATTTGCGCCACCCATTTTCAATCGTTACGATATGCTGGGTTTTCCTCAAAATACCCACCCATTATATCTGTGGATTATATCAATTTGGATTTTGATATTTGGTATTGGTTATTTGTGGCTAGCATTCACTGCTAAATCCGAACCTCTTTTTATTGCGGTAGCAGCCGCCGCTAAATTGGTATTCGCAGTGCTATTCTTTGCATTTTATTTAGTGGGTGATTTGCCATTGATAACGGCATTACCCGGTAGTGGTGACTTGTTATTCGCCATAGCTTTTATCTACTGGCTACTCCAAGAGCGTAAACCTAATTATTAACTAACCCAAATGCCTGCATCGAGTAAGTAGCGAGAATAAGTAAATATTTGTAATGTTCCATTGATTTTTGTAGAGATCTAATTACTATTTTGGCTAAGAAAGCTTATCTGAGGAGAGCAATGCTAGAACATCCACAACACCACGAAACAAATGACGAAACTGTATCGGAAGAATTATCAGAACAAGAGTTGACCGATATCGTTGGTGGTAATCTTGCTGGCAACAGCGGTCGGATCGTAATTTGGTTTGCTAATACTACTAATAGTACAGGAAACCTGGCAGCCCCTAATGGCAGGGTGGAGATCTAATCGGTTTCGGATTCCTAATAGGTGTTTCCGAAACGTAGCCGGATCAGAGTTAGTGCAGTTGCGTTTTCAATCACCTAGTCTAGAGAGGAGTTTTTAACTGTGAAACTAAGAACGAAGAAGCTGGTTGTAAAATCAATCAGTTTTTTATTGAATTGTCACATTTAAATTTATCGAGTATGGTTATCGATCGCACCGCACAAACCACTTTAAAAACAGAACTTTTAAAGCAAATTCGAGCTTTCACGCCGCAGCAAGCACTTTTTCCATCTAAAAACGAATCTATTAACCAATTGGTGCAACAGCTAGAACTTATCAATCCCATTCCGCAGCCTCTAAGTACAGAGAATCTTCCTTGTTTGTTGGGTAATTGGCAATTGATTTACGCTTCTAGAGGAACTGTCGTTACGCGCCGAATAAATAACATCTGGGAAGGGATAACAATCAAACAAATATGGCAATATTTAACGGCTGGTAGTAGTAATGAAATTGTTGTAGAAAACGGAGCTTTGATAGAATTAGCTTGGTTGGGAACTTGGCAATTAAAGGCAGAAGGAATTTGGCAATTGGGGACGGATGAGCAGGTAGCTAAAGTTAGCTTTAATGCTTTTTCATCGCAATTAATGAATATGTTTAATCAAACTAATTGGAGTTTACCAGAACTAAAAATACCCGTGCTGGAATTTTTGAGGAATGAAGCTGCGTGGACAACTTCATACTTGGATGAAGACTTAAGATTTGGTCGGGGCGCTACTGGCAATCTATTTGTTTTTCATCGTCAAAGCGATGTTATAGGAAAATATTAATGATGCAAACAATAGCTACCATATTTTCTACTGTCGCCCTAACTAGCTTAATAGTATTTGGGTATTGGTGGGAAAGAAAGCAAGACCCATCCCACAACTTACCATTGTGGATCGAAATACCCAGCTTCATCGTTACTCTGTTAGTGTTGGCTGCCTTCCCTGCATTGAAAGACACTAGCAGATATTCGAGAAGCCGGGGTGATGGTAGCCGGGATGGGGATGGGGATGATTAATCAGGATCTCTTGTGATGTTTGCGCGTTAAAGCCGAACCAGTACCCAGCATAGCAAGGGCGAGGAACCCCAGCGTAGAAGATGGTTCGGGGATTTTGATATCAGGGGGAATTGGTGGGGGAGGTGGCGGTGGCGGTGGCGGAACTTCTTTTGCCTCAGCAGCACCAGCGACTTTAAGTTGAATATTAAAATCACGGAATTCATTTGCTTTCAGTATGGTTGAAAAAGTGCAATTAACCTGACCTGCTTTAACATCATTGGCAAAGATCTTTAAACTAAGGGGACTGCATTGTTTGTTAGCATTACCTAGCCCATTTACTGTAACTTCGTATGCAGCGGAAGCATTTTCTAAAGCTAAATTAGCTGTAGCTTCTAGTTTGTAATCGAAACTCAAATCAAACATTAAGGGGATATCTTCCGCAGGTGGAAAACCTGGCATCCCGGTGCCATTTCCCAGCCTGCCGTAAAGAACGGCGTGGGTGTTAGCAAAGGCTTTACCTGCTGGGTTAGCAAAGCCATCTACAGAACCTGCCGTGCCTTTTCTACCAAATTGACGATCTGAAAAAGGGTCGAGAAGACCGCTAGGTTGGCTGAATTGTTGAAAATCGAATAGTTTAAAATTCGCCTTAGCATTTCCTGTGGAAACCGCTGCACCTCGACGGTAACCTTTTTCGTTTCCCTTACTGAGAGTAAATCCAAACTTATTGGTAATAGAGGGAGGCATTAGTAGAGAAAAGTTGTCAATGCTTGCATGGAAAGTAGCAGCTTTGGCTTGAATTGCTAAGCAACTTGCTAAACTCGCACTAAAGACAACTGTGCCAAAATGTTTAATTAATGTTTTCATGGTTTTTGATAAACTTCGATCGGCAACTAATCGATAATTTTGACGAAGGTTGGTAACCGCACCCAATAGGAGCTAATAAGTTAGCTCGTTCAGTTTTCGCATCCAATAATTTGCTTTCTTGATGTCTCTTTTCACCAGAGATATTTCTCAAAACTAAATTTTGCTAGCTATTCGCTGCGCTTACAGCATCTATTTGCACCTGAAGAGCCAATAGTAAAGCGAACAAATACTGATTTGATAATACAAGTAATTTTAATTAGATAAATCCAATCAGGTTGTTCTTGTTCAAATCTTTACAACTTTAATTTATATTAAATATTATAGACATTAAGATTTTTTAAATAAGTTTTTTAAACTTAGTAACCAGTAGGTTTGCTTGGACAGCATTTTAGTTTACATTCCTTAAAAAGCGCTCCAACTAGCAATAGGAAAACTCGCTCAAAGCATAATTTAAACTTATAATTTTCTCTGGCTTCAGTAGGATACTTAGCTTTACGCAATCTTTATAAATAATCAATATGTTTTTAGTACTAATGTACCCATTTTTTTGCTTATTCAATCAATCTCCTCTACCTACCACGATCGCAAATCCGATCGGGATTTACCCTAACAAACTTTAACGCAATGGAGAAAGAGGAAAAGGTTCTTGCCCCGTTCCTCTCACGACAGCAATAAAAATTAAAAATCAAGATTGAGAAACGCGACAGGTTTTGAGTCTGTTAAACAAAGCAGGCAAATAATTGCTAAACCGATCTGATGCTAGATTTATCGCATCGATCGTACAACTACCACATCCAAGGGAACGCTCGTTAAGGTAGTCACTCAAACGGCTAGAAGAAACTCCCACCCAAGGAAAATGACCCACAGGAGCATTAGCTGTATAGTTTAATTCGGTATCTAATCGCCACTGAGT
The sequence above is drawn from the Leptolyngbyaceae cyanobacterium genome and encodes:
- a CDS encoding DUF3598 family protein; this translates as MAGIREEMPVLVRHEGDWVGTYTVVDPQGNIIDQHKSHLTCQFPENESYSYYQINRYEWSDGKREEHKFPATFRDKRIWFDTDRIEGQAWEVDNTTIILHFTYKTMPDMYLYEMIQISPCNNYRSRTWHWFKNHQLFQRTLIQEERMR
- a CDS encoding nuclear transport factor 2 family protein, with protein sequence MTKTQPNIIEVAKKAFSQLSDGLATGDWNPLLDMLTDDFTFWFPMGPYHGLNHGKERMKEFLQYVSETFDGGITVTSIDRITSNETTVVFEFRDEGLMRGEPYKNRVAASFDVRGDKICAYREYFGSDGKSN
- a CDS encoding PAP/fibrillin family protein yields the protein MVIDRTAQTTLKTELLKQIRAFTPQQALFPSKNESINQLVQQLELINPIPQPLSTENLPCLLGNWQLIYASRGTVVTRRINNIWEGITIKQIWQYLTAGSSNEIVVENGALIELAWLGTWQLKAEGIWQLGTDEQVAKVSFNAFSSQLMNMFNQTNWSLPELKIPVLEFLRNEAAWTTSYLDEDLRFGRGATGNLFVFHRQSDVIGKY
- a CDS encoding PEP-CTERM sorting domain-containing protein (PEP-CTERM proteins occur, often in large numbers, in the proteomes of bacteria that also encode an exosortase, a predicted intramembrane cysteine proteinase. The presence of a PEP-CTERM domain at a protein's C-terminus predicts cleavage within the sorting domain, followed by covalent anchoring to some some component of the (usually Gram-negative) cell surface. Many PEP-CTERM proteins exhibit an unusual sequence composition that includes large numbers of potential glycosylation sites. Expression of one such protein has been shown restore the ability of a bacterium to form floc, a type of biofilm.) — protein: MKTLIKHFGTVVFSASLASCLAIQAKAATFHASIDNFSLLMPPSITNKFGFTLSKGNEKGYRRGAAVSTGNAKANFKLFDFQQFSQPSGLLDPFSDRQFGRKGTAGSVDGFANPAGKAFANTHAVLYGRLGNGTGMPGFPPAEDIPLMFDLSFDYKLEATANLALENASAAYEVTVNGLGNANKQCSPLSLKIFANDVKAGQVNCTFSTILKANEFRDFNIQLKVAGAAEAKEVPPPPPPPPPPIPPDIKIPEPSSTLGFLALAMLGTGSALTRKHHKRS